The proteins below come from a single Triticum aestivum cultivar Chinese Spring chromosome 5D, IWGSC CS RefSeq v2.1, whole genome shotgun sequence genomic window:
- the LOC123123207 gene encoding guanylate-binding protein 4, which yields MGRRWAPGICAVALLWLAAAAAGDPDPDELERAFPIVEPDYGHTKLRLSEQGLEAIRRIENPIAIVGVIGPYRSGKSFLLNQLLSLSCDKGFGVGHMRDTKTKGIWIWGKPVEMDVDGTKVSVLYLDTEGFESVGKSNVYDDRIFALATVLSSVLIYNLPETVREADISRLSFAVEIAEEFYGRVKGEEIAFEPAKLLWLIQRDFLQGKSVQQMVNEALQRVPNDNGNKYIDEVNQIRDSLAVMGNNSTAFSLPQPHLQRTKLCDMDDKELEPLYVTRREQLKQVVGSIIKPKFVQGKTLNGKEFVSFLQQILEALNKGEIPSTGSLVEIFNKAILERCLKVYKEKLEGLRLPVPVEKLQQIHEVANGEAKLLFDKQHFGKHHAVQSILKLEDEITKVYKNFLLANEYQSSKLCEARFSECEDQMDHLQVLKLPSMAKFNAGFFYCNRTFVMECVGPAKERYDHRMSKMLLKSRALFIKEYNNKLFNWLVTFALVMVVLGRFVIKFFLLEIAAWVMFIFLETYTRMFWSAESLYYNPAWHIIVSSWETIVYSPLLDLDRWAIPIALLLLFWLFYWRCFARRKRGSRSVLPLYKNSHKNSSRPRSD from the exons atGGGGCGCCGGTGGGCCCCGGGGATCTGCGCGGTGGCGCTGCTCTGGCTCGCCGCGGCCGCAGCCGGAGATCCCGATCCCGACGAGCTCGAGCGCGC GTTTCCGATTGTGGAGCCAGATTATGGCCACACTAAGCTCCGTCTGTCAGAACAAGGTCTTGAGGCCATTCGGAGGATCGAAAATCCTATCGCTATTGTTGGT GTCATTGGTCCATATCGATCTGGAAAGTCTTTTCTTCTGAACCAACTTCTCTCCTTATCATGTGATAAAG GTTTTGGAGTTGGTCATATGCGGGATACTAAAACTAAAG GTATATGGATTTGGGGTAAACCTGTTGAGATGGATGTTGATGGCACCAAAGTATCTGTCCTTTATCTTGACACAGAAGGATTTGAGAGTGTTGGGAAGTCCAATGTATACGATGATAG GATATTTGCTTTGGCGACAGTCTTAAGTTCTGTGCTTATCTATAACCTTCCTGAGacg GTGCGTGAAGCTGATATATCTAGGCTCTCATTTGCTGTTGAAATAGCTGAAGAATTCTATGGAAG AGTGAAG GGAGAAGAGATTGCTTTTGAGCCAGCAAAGCTTCTCTGGCTTATCCAGAGGGATTTCCTGC AAGGAAAATCAGTTCAGCAAATGGTCAATGAAGCCCTCCAACGGGTGCCTAATGATAATG GGAACAAATATATTGACGAG GTCAATCAAATCAGGGATTCGTTGGCAGTTATGGGAAACAACAGCACTGCTTTTAGCTTGCCCCAG CCTCATCTACAAAGAACAAAGCTATGCGACATGGATGACAAAGAGCTTGAGCCGTTATACGTTACAAGGCGAGAGCAATTGAAGCAGGTTGTTGGATCCATCATTAAACCTAAATTTGTGCAGGGAAAAACTCTGAATGGAAAGGAATTTGTGTCCTTTCTGCAGCAG ATACTTGAAGCTTTGAATAAAGGAGAGATTCCATCAACCGGATCTCTTGTTGAAATTTTCAACAAGGCTATTCTTGAACGCTGTCTGAAGGTATATAAGGAAAAACTGGAGGGCTTACGTCTACCTGTACCAGTAGAGAAACTGCAGCAAATTCATGAGGTGGCGAATGGCGAAGCCAAATTGCTGTTTGATAAACAGCACTTTGGTAAGCATCATGCTGTACAGTCAATCCTCAAGCTTGAAGATGAGATTACAAAG GTGTACAAAAACTTCCTTCTAGCTAATGAGTATCAATCGTCCAAGCTTTGCGAAGCACGTTTTTCGGAATGTGAAGATCAAATGGATCACCTTCAAGTCTTGAAACTTCCTTCCATGGCAAAGTTCAATGCAGGCTTTTTTTACTGCAATCGGACTTTTGTAATGGAATGTGTGGGGCCTGCGAAGGAAAGATATGATCATAGGATGTCAAAG ATGCTCCTCAAATCTCGTGCTCTTTTCATCAAGGAGTACAATAACAAGCTCTTCAATTGGTTGGTGACCTTCGCTCTGGTCATGGTCGTGCTTGGGCGCTTTGTGATCAAGTTCTTTCTACTTGAAATTGCTGCATGGGTAATGTTTATCTTCCTGGAGACATATACAAGAATGTTCTGGTCAGCAGAATCGCTTTACTATAATCCAGCTTGGCACATAATCGTTTCATCCTGGGAAACCATCGTGTACAGTCCACTTCTCGATCTGGACAG ATGGGCCATCCCCATAGCCTTGTTGCTATTATTTTGGCTTTTTTACTGGCGTTGCTTTGCTAGAAGGAAACGTGGCAGCCGCTCGGTGCTGCCACTGTACAAGAACTCTCACAAGAACTCCAGTCGCCCTAGATCAGACTGA
- the LOC123123208 gene encoding bZIP transcription factor RISBZ2 isoform X2: protein MERVFSVEEIPDPFWGQPSPRPAGASAAGPASSGGGGAEGAMNRCPSEWYFQKFLEEAVLDSPAADPGPMAGASGGGVGAAEVKRTAAAVAPAPAATGAVVDPVEYNAMLKQKLEKDLAAVAMWRASGAMPPERFAASPSLPNADVQHIGTINPIGGNVVPVQNKLAGGASGVSGPHLVQNADALVKQAASSSSREQSEDDDMEGEDEITGNGPPTDQRLRRRKQSNRESARRSRSRKAAHLNELEAQVSQLRVENSSLLRRLADVNQKYNGAAVDNRVLKADVETLRAKVKMAEDSVKRVTGMSALFPAGSDMSSLSMPFTGSPSEATSDAAVPDDLSAYFSTSEAGGNGYMPEMASSAQEDDNFLNEAMDTGKMGRPDSLHRVASLEHLQKRMCGGPASSGSTS from the exons ATGGAGCGCGTCTTCTCCGTCGAGGAGATCCCCGACCCCTTCTGGGGCCAGCCGTCGCCGCGGCCGGCGGGGGCGTCGGCCGCTGGCCCCGCGTCTTCCGGAGGGGGCGGCGCGGAGGGCGCGATGAACCGGTGCCCGTCCGAGTGGTACTTCCAGAAGTTCCTCGAGGAGGCCGTGCTCGACAGCCCCGCCGCCGACCCTGGCCCGATGGCCGGTGCTAGCGGGGGCGGAGTGGGGGCCGCGGAGGTGAAGCGGACCGCCGCTGcggtggcgccggcgccggcggcgacgggcgcggtgGTGGACCCGGTGGAGTACAACGCGATGCTCAAGCAGAAGCTCGAGAAggacctcgccgccgtcgccatgtGGAGG GCCTCTGGTGCCATGCCTCCAGAACGTTTTGCAGCTAGTCCGTCATTGCCAAATGCAGATGTTCAGCATATAGGCACTATTAATCCCATAGGAG GTAATGTGGTTCCAGTTCAAAACAAGCTAGCTGGTGGCGCAAGTGGGGTGTCGGGTCCGCATCTGGTACAAAATGCCGATGCCCTTGTAAAGCAAGCTGCTAGCTCTTCTTCGCGGGAGCAGTCAGAAGATGATGATATGGAAGGAGAAGATGAGATCACTGGGAATGGTCCCCCTACTGATCAAAGACTGCGGAGGAG GAAGCAATCCAATCGGGAATCGGCCAGGCGTTCAAGAAGCAGAAAGGCAGCTCACCTGAATGAGCTAGAAGCACAG GTATCACAGTTAAGAGTTGAGAACTCGTCACTGTTAAGGCGACTTGCTGATGTTAATCAGAAATACAATGGTGCTGCTGTTGACAATAGGGTATTAAAAGCAGATGTTGAAACCTTAAGAGCAAAG gtgaagatggcagaggaCTCGGTGAAGCGGGTGACAGGCATGAGCGCTCTGTTCCCTGCTGGCTCCGACATGTCATCCCTCAGCATGCCCTTCACCGGCTCCCCATCGGAGGCCACCTCCGACGCGGCCGTCCCAGACGACCTTAGCGCTTACTTCTCGACAAGCGAGGCCGGAGGTAACGGGTACATGCCTGAGATGGCTTCCTCTGCGCAAGAAGATGACAATTTCCTCAACGAGGCCATGGATACCGGCAAGATGGGCAGACCTGATTCGCTGCATCGTGTGGCGAGCCTGGAGCACCTCCAGAAGAGGATGTGTGGCGGGCCGGCTTCATCTGGATCGACCTCGTAG
- the LOC123123208 gene encoding bZIP transcription factor RISBZ2 isoform X1 gives MERVFSVEEIPDPFWGQPSPRPAGASAAGPASSGGGGAEGAMNRCPSEWYFQKFLEEAVLDSPAADPGPMAGASGGGVGAAEVKRTAAAVAPAPAATGAVVDPVEYNAMLKQKLEKDLAAVAMWRASGAMPPERFAASPSLPNADVQHIGTINPIGGNVVPVQNKLAGGASGVSGPHLVQNADALVKQAASSSSREQSEDDDMEGEDEITGNGPPTDQRLRRSFLTGSRKQSNRESARRSRSRKAAHLNELEAQVSQLRVENSSLLRRLADVNQKYNGAAVDNRVLKADVETLRAKVKMAEDSVKRVTGMSALFPAGSDMSSLSMPFTGSPSEATSDAAVPDDLSAYFSTSEAGGNGYMPEMASSAQEDDNFLNEAMDTGKMGRPDSLHRVASLEHLQKRMCGGPASSGSTS, from the exons ATGGAGCGCGTCTTCTCCGTCGAGGAGATCCCCGACCCCTTCTGGGGCCAGCCGTCGCCGCGGCCGGCGGGGGCGTCGGCCGCTGGCCCCGCGTCTTCCGGAGGGGGCGGCGCGGAGGGCGCGATGAACCGGTGCCCGTCCGAGTGGTACTTCCAGAAGTTCCTCGAGGAGGCCGTGCTCGACAGCCCCGCCGCCGACCCTGGCCCGATGGCCGGTGCTAGCGGGGGCGGAGTGGGGGCCGCGGAGGTGAAGCGGACCGCCGCTGcggtggcgccggcgccggcggcgacgggcgcggtgGTGGACCCGGTGGAGTACAACGCGATGCTCAAGCAGAAGCTCGAGAAggacctcgccgccgtcgccatgtGGAGG GCCTCTGGTGCCATGCCTCCAGAACGTTTTGCAGCTAGTCCGTCATTGCCAAATGCAGATGTTCAGCATATAGGCACTATTAATCCCATAGGAG GTAATGTGGTTCCAGTTCAAAACAAGCTAGCTGGTGGCGCAAGTGGGGTGTCGGGTCCGCATCTGGTACAAAATGCCGATGCCCTTGTAAAGCAAGCTGCTAGCTCTTCTTCGCGGGAGCAGTCAGAAGATGATGATATGGAAGGAGAAGATGAGATCACTGGGAATGGTCCCCCTACTGATCAAAGACTGCGGAGGAG CTTCTTGACTGGTTCCAGGAAGCAATCCAATCGGGAATCGGCCAGGCGTTCAAGAAGCAGAAAGGCAGCTCACCTGAATGAGCTAGAAGCACAG GTATCACAGTTAAGAGTTGAGAACTCGTCACTGTTAAGGCGACTTGCTGATGTTAATCAGAAATACAATGGTGCTGCTGTTGACAATAGGGTATTAAAAGCAGATGTTGAAACCTTAAGAGCAAAG gtgaagatggcagaggaCTCGGTGAAGCGGGTGACAGGCATGAGCGCTCTGTTCCCTGCTGGCTCCGACATGTCATCCCTCAGCATGCCCTTCACCGGCTCCCCATCGGAGGCCACCTCCGACGCGGCCGTCCCAGACGACCTTAGCGCTTACTTCTCGACAAGCGAGGCCGGAGGTAACGGGTACATGCCTGAGATGGCTTCCTCTGCGCAAGAAGATGACAATTTCCTCAACGAGGCCATGGATACCGGCAAGATGGGCAGACCTGATTCGCTGCATCGTGTGGCGAGCCTGGAGCACCTCCAGAAGAGGATGTGTGGCGGGCCGGCTTCATCTGGATCGACCTCGTAG